A segment of the Bacteriovorax sp. Seq25_V genome:
GGACAGGCTAAGAAAGAACTAGCAGAAAGAGAAAAGAAAGGTGACGAGATCATCGAAAAAGCTAAAGAGCAAGCTAAGGATATCAATTACAAGGCACGCAAAGAAGCGAAAGAATTAGCTCAAGAAATCAAAGAAGAAGCAGAGAAAGTTGCTGATAAAATGAAGAAAGAGCTTAACGAAGCTGAGAAAGATCTCAATAAGAAACAAGCTAAGCTAGAAACGAAGCTTGATGAAATTGAGGAAGCTAAGAAAAAAATTGATAAGAGAGAAGAAGAACTTAAAACGAAAGAACTTGAGATCTTCAAAGAAAAAGAAAGATACATTGTAAGACAAGAAGAATATGCAACTAAATTAACTGAAGTTGCGATGATGACTAAAGAACAAGCTAAAGAAGAACTTGTTAAGACGATGGAAGAAGAAGCCAAAGTTGAGTTTTCTAAAATGCTTATCAAAATGGAAGAAGAAGCAAAAGAGAACGCAGAAGATAAGTCTAAGAGAATTATCGGTATTGCGATTCAAAGATTTGCTGGTGAATATGTTGCGGAAAGAACAATTACTACAGTTGACCTTCCTTCTGACGATGTTAAAGGTCGTCTAATTGGTAGAGAAGGTAGAAATATTCGTGCTTTCGAGCAAATTTGTGGTGTTGATTTAATTATCGACGATACTCCTGAGCTAGTTGTTATCTCTTCTTTCAACGTTGTTAGACGTGAAATTGCAAAGAGAACAATTGAAAAACTAATTGCTGACGGACGTATCCACCCAGCAAAAGTTGAAGAATTCCACGAGAAGTCTAAAGCTGAATTTGAAAAGCACCTTCTAACTCTTGGTGAAAAAGCACAGATGGAAATTGGTGTTCACGGAATCCACCCAGAAATCTTAAAACTGATTGGGGCCCTGAACTACAGAACTTCATATACACAAAACCAATATCAGCACGCAATTGAAGCAGCATTTGTTGCTGGTGCAATGGCTTCTGAGATGGGATTAAATGTTAAGCAAGCAAGACGTGCAGGTCTTCTACATGACATCGGAAAAGTTCTTGATGCTTCGGCTGAAGGTTCTCACGCTGTTATCGGTGCAGACTTTGCTAAGAAATACGGAGAGTCTCCAGATATCGTTCACGCGATTAGAGCTCACCATGATGATGAAAAACCAGAATCAATCCTTGCTCATATTGTTGCAGCTGCGGATGCTCTTTCTGGTGCTCGTCCAGGTGCCCGTAAGGCCCTTACTGAATCATATGTTTCTCGTCTTACAGATATCGAGGAAATTGTTAACTCTTTCGAAGGTGTTTCGAAGTCTTATGCAATTTCTGGTGGTCGTGAAGTTAGAGTTTTCGTTGAAAACGATAAGGTTAACGATGAGCAAACTGTTATGCTTTCTCGTGAAATCGCTAGAAAAATTGAAGACGAAATGTCTTACCCAGGTACAATTAAAATTACAGTTGTACGTGAAACAAAATCAGTTGGCGTAGCCAAGTAGTGATATGGGTGCTTCGGCACCCTTTTTTTTATGGATAAGAAAAAGTATTACATCATTCTCTTTGTTTTATTTTTAATCGAAAGCCTTCTCGATTACTTCTTTGATATCCCACTCGAATATCATCTATCCTATCTCGTTCCATTAGTATTTTCTTTGTATCTGACACATCCAAATATCGAAGAATATAAAAAGAGTCCGAGGCGATTTTATAGCTTTTCACGAGCGCTTTTTGGCTTTCATAATTTTCTAAGCAAGAAATTTGAGGGGCATAAGTATCGCGATGTGATTGTGACATTTGTTCCAAGCTTCACATTTTTCTGTGTGCTCTTGCTATTACAAATGAACTTTCTTTTAATTCTTGCTTACTTGCTTGGAGTTGTGGTCTTTATTGGTTTTGAAAGATTATACAATAAGATTCGATAAATGATCTTTAAAATGTTCGAGTTTTTCGCTACGAAGAAACCTTCCGCGTACAGTTTCAAAGTCAGGGAAGTCATCAAAGATATACCTTGAAAAAGATTTAAATCGCTTAAGAATAATCTCTTCTTTAAGACCTTCGATTCTAAATTCTTTTTCTAGTTCATAGAAGTAAGTATCAAGATGTTGCTTTCTCTCTTCAAGAAGAAATTCTTCACTTAGAAAATGACTATTATCTTTGAACTGATCAAAGAGCGTTGCAAGCCATGGGGTTTTAAGAGCGCTTCGTCCTAACATTACTGCGTATGGATCACACTCATCAAAAATTCGAACAATATCTTCAACCGTCCAGATATCACCATTTCCAATGATTGGAATATTGCAGGCCTTAACGGCTTGCTTAATGTACTTCCAATCTGCAATTCCTTGGTAGAGTTGGTCTCTTGTTCGTGCATGAATTGTAATGGCCTCAACGCCTTCATCTTCGAGAAGTTTCAAAATATTTAAGAAGTTCAGATCATCTTTATAGCCAACACGAATTTTTGCAGTGAAGACACCTTTAAAACTTTCACGAATTTCTTTGATTATTACTCTCAGGGCATCAAGATCGGAGAGTAAGAATGCGCCACCATGGTGTGCATTAACTTTCTTTGATGGGCACCCAAGATTAAGATCAAGATGGTGATAACCAAGATCATTAATTATCGAAACCGTCTCTTT
Coding sequences within it:
- the rny gene encoding ribonuclease Y yields the protein MNTEVILASVLFLIVGVIAGFVVRAGQAKKELAEREKKGDEIIEKAKEQAKDINYKARKEAKELAQEIKEEAEKVADKMKKELNEAEKDLNKKQAKLETKLDEIEEAKKKIDKREEELKTKELEIFKEKERYIVRQEEYATKLTEVAMMTKEQAKEELVKTMEEEAKVEFSKMLIKMEEEAKENAEDKSKRIIGIAIQRFAGEYVAERTITTVDLPSDDVKGRLIGREGRNIRAFEQICGVDLIIDDTPELVVISSFNVVRREIAKRTIEKLIADGRIHPAKVEEFHEKSKAEFEKHLLTLGEKAQMEIGVHGIHPEILKLIGALNYRTSYTQNQYQHAIEAAFVAGAMASEMGLNVKQARRAGLLHDIGKVLDASAEGSHAVIGADFAKKYGESPDIVHAIRAHHDDEKPESILAHIVAAADALSGARPGARKALTESYVSRLTDIEEIVNSFEGVSKSYAISGGREVRVFVENDKVNDEQTVMLSREIARKIEDEMSYPGTIKITVVRETKSVGVAK
- a CDS encoding tRNA-dihydrouridine synthase, whose amino-acid sequence is MENLPFKKHSLLFAPMEGVTDGAYRLAVGRAFSEWDYFSTDFFRVPSVGNIYPEALNNHYGKRALENKKLYQKTSYQILTSARAQTKETVSIINDLGYHHLDLNLGCPSKKVNAHHGGAFLLSDLDALRVIIKEIRESFKGVFTAKIRVGYKDDLNFLNILKLLEDEGVEAITIHARTRDQLYQGIADWKYIKQAVKACNIPIIGNGDIWTVEDIVRIFDECDPYAVMLGRSALKTPWLATLFDQFKDNSHFLSEEFLLEERKQHLDTYFYELEKEFRIEGLKEEIILKRFKSFSRYIFDDFPDFETVRGRFLRSEKLEHFKDHLSNLIV